In Hemitrygon akajei chromosome 12, sHemAka1.3, whole genome shotgun sequence, a single window of DNA contains:
- the tmco1 gene encoding calcium load-activated calcium channel, whose translation MSTMCADTILIVFISVCTALLAEGITWVLVYRTDKYKRLKAEVEKQSKKLEKKKESITESAGRQQKKKIERQEEKLKNNNRDLSMVRMKSMFAIGFCFTALMGMFNSIFDGRVVAKLPFVPLSYIQGLSHRNLLGEDYTDCSFIFLYILCTMSIRQNIQKLLGLAPSRAATKQAGGFLGPPPQTSKFS comes from the exons ATGAGCACTATGTGCGCTGACACCATCCTGATCGTCTTCATCTCGGTCTGCACCGCGCTCCTGGCGGAAG GCATCACGTGGGTGCTGGTGTACAGAACTGACAAATACAAACGGCTAAAAGCTGAAGTGGAAAAACAGAGCAAGAAGT tagaaaagaagaaagaatctaTTACAGAATCTGCAGGGAggcaacaaaagaaaaaaatag AAAGACAagaagaaaaactaaaaaataaTAATCGGGATCTTTCCATG GTCCGAATGAAGTCGATGTTTGCTATTGGATTCTGTTTCACTGCTTTAATGGGCATGTTTAATTCTAT ATTTGATGGCCGAGTGGTTGCAAAACTCCCATTTGTTCCATTGTCATACATCCAAGGATTATCCCATCGCAACCTCCTTGGAGAAGATTACACGGACTGTTCTTTCATCTTTTTGTACATTTTATGCACAATGTCAATTCGACAG AATATTCAGAAACTACTGGGTCTGGCTCCATCCCGTGCAGCAACCAAACAGGCTGGAGGGTTCCTGGGACCACCTCCTCAAACTAGCAAATTCTCATGA